The proteins below are encoded in one region of Candidatus Cloacimonadota bacterium:
- the lptC gene encoding LPS export ABC transporter periplasmic protein LptC: protein MKSLTGKIFLIIILISFIFLASEEQELREYKLINADTLIVKKVAEEYVSNLKGNVHFFYGETEFFADYADIYEQQKIAKMYGNVEVYDDTLSLFADQVDYYRKIEKLFLNGNVFAQETHVDSTIRTFAADSVSYFRELREFHAYENVKSYDEREEIHGTCGKLSYYLEEGYGYLIKEPILSMAGSDTLEISAEKIEYFEDYEKVAANFNVLTRSNDFDMTSDFLLYFSLEEKAIYLGNPRFTSDLADADAIEFQIFFEEQKIKEAILKDSCLVVFKTDEAAEKENWVSSSKMTFDFDDGKIQFCKAEINVKSYFEQDKTESKDFTINNASGQRLIIKMNDDNKIESIDMRKKVQGMYKFEKK from the coding sequence ATGAAGAGTTTGACTGGTAAAATTTTTCTAATTATTATCTTAATTTCCTTTATTTTTCTGGCTTCTGAAGAACAGGAACTTCGAGAATATAAATTGATAAATGCAGATACACTTATTGTGAAAAAAGTAGCGGAAGAATATGTTTCGAATTTGAAAGGAAATGTTCATTTTTTTTATGGAGAAACAGAGTTTTTTGCCGATTATGCCGATATTTATGAACAGCAGAAAATTGCCAAGATGTACGGGAATGTAGAAGTTTATGATGATACATTAAGTCTATTTGCCGATCAGGTGGATTACTATAGAAAAATCGAGAAATTATTTCTTAATGGGAATGTTTTTGCTCAGGAAACTCATGTTGATAGTACGATTCGAACTTTTGCTGCCGACAGCGTTTCCTATTTTCGCGAATTGCGTGAATTTCATGCCTATGAAAATGTGAAGAGTTATGATGAGCGTGAAGAAATTCATGGAACTTGTGGCAAATTATCATATTACTTGGAAGAAGGTTATGGCTACTTAATTAAGGAACCGATCTTAAGTATGGCAGGAAGTGACACTCTGGAAATAAGCGCAGAGAAAATTGAATATTTTGAAGATTATGAAAAAGTTGCAGCAAATTTCAATGTTCTTACCCGTTCCAATGATTTTGATATGACCAGTGATTTTCTTCTCTATTTCAGTCTGGAAGAAAAGGCAATTTACCTGGGAAATCCCAGGTTTACTTCGGATTTGGCAGATGCTGACGCTATCGAATTCCAGATTTTCTTTGAAGAACAAAAAATAAAAGAAGCTATTTTGAAAGATTCATGTCTGGTTGTTTTTAAAACAGATGAAGCTGCAGAAAAGGAGAATTGGGTGAGTTCCAGCAAGATGACTTTCGATTTTGATGATGGTAAAATTCAATTTTGCAAAGCAGAGATAAACGTAAAATCATACTTTGAGCAGGATAAAACTGAAAGTAAGGATTTCACAATTAATAATGCCAGCGGACAGCGGTTGATAATTAAAATGAATGATGATAACAAAATCGAATCGATTGATATGCGGAAGAAAGTTCAGGGAATGTATAAATTCGAGAAGAAATAA
- a CDS encoding MBL fold metallo-hydrolase, giving the protein MKIKTIKILPEFDTNTYLMWDEESKEAMIIDPAKADDRLLNEIKDLKLKYIVNTHGHGDHIGGNALLKEKTDAKIAIHKHDAKMLQDPNSNLSSFWGAALRSPAADILLQDGDELKLGKYKIKIIHTPGHSEGGICLLIGNAIFSGDTLFASSIGRTDLPGGSYNTLINSIKTKILTLSGNTIVYPGHGPETTVEDESVSNPFVGFADGI; this is encoded by the coding sequence ATGAAAATAAAAACTATAAAAATATTACCGGAATTTGATACGAATACCTATTTGATGTGGGATGAAGAATCAAAAGAAGCGATGATTATCGATCCTGCCAAAGCTGATGATCGGTTACTAAATGAGATTAAAGACCTGAAACTCAAATATATCGTGAATACACACGGTCATGGCGATCATATTGGTGGAAACGCACTGCTCAAGGAAAAAACAGATGCCAAAATTGCAATCCACAAACATGATGCAAAAATGCTGCAGGATCCAAATTCGAATTTAAGCTCTTTCTGGGGAGCTGCTTTGCGTTCTCCAGCTGCCGATATTCTTCTGCAGGATGGCGATGAACTGAAGTTGGGAAAATATAAGATAAAAATTATTCATACTCCCGGTCATTCAGAAGGTGGAATTTGTCTATTAATCGGTAATGCGATTTTCAGTGGAGACACTTTGTTTGCTTCCAGTATTGGCCGTACTGATCTTCCGGGTGGAAGCTATAATACTTTGATTAACTCGATCAAAACCAAAATTCTGACATTGAGTGGAAACACAATAGTTTATCCCGGTCATGGCCCGGAAACTACAGTAGAAGATGAATCGGTATCAAATCCGTTTGTGGGTTTTGCCGACGGGATTTAG